In Roseofilum capinflatum BLCC-M114, the sequence GCATCTGTAGCGCCACCTCTTCCACATCCGATTGCAGAAAAATTTGCCCCCCAGATATAATAAACTGAGCTAAAATATCCACCAACTCATCCTGAACCACTCGCCGTTTTTGATGTCTGTTTTTGAACCAAGGATCGGGGAACTGGATACTAACGTAGTGTAGAATATTTTCCGGTAGAGAACCGAGGATATTTTTCAGGGAAATATTCACATTACAAAAGAGATAATGGAGATTCGTTAAATTCTGGCGATCGCGCCATTCATTTGCCTCTATTACCAGAGGCTCCCGAATTTCCAACCCTAGGAAATTCCAGTCTAGTT encodes:
- the trmB gene encoding tRNA (guanosine(46)-N7)-methyltransferase TrmB, with amino-acid sequence MGRVRVRQHVNPLSRKFQGAVTLPNWSDIYPQLQQPLHLDIGCGRGRFLWTIAQQQLDWNFLGLEIREPLVIEANEWRDRQNLTNLHYLFCNVNISLKNILGSLPENILHYVSIQFPDPWFKNRHQKRRVVQDELVDILAQFIISGGQIFLQSDVEEVALQMRELFDQHPGFTRSHDWLEENPLPVQTEREIATYAKGEPVYRVLFERL